Proteins encoded within one genomic window of Lampris incognitus isolate fLamInc1 chromosome 1, fLamInc1.hap2, whole genome shotgun sequence:
- the angptl2b gene encoding angiopoietin-related protein 2b, whose protein sequence is MELPSAVLLGLLVVYGLVCGVRGNGQEKTQEFASSEDGLEKEFLYAGRSRRAPPEPPQDKCSYTFIVPQQKVTGAICVNSKEPEALLENRVNKQELELLNVELQKQKRQIETLQQLVEVDGGIVNEVKLLRKESRNMNSRVTQLYMQLLHEIIRKRDNALELAQMENRILNQTSEMQQLTSRYKDLEHKYQHLASLATNQSALIALLEEQCQSRPAPRPVPVPQPRSQPPPPSPPFNKPYQPPILPRINNQITNEIQSDQKSLPTMPSGTHSPSTTNKPSGPWKDCLQALEDGHTNSGMYLVKPENANRLMQVWCDQRHDPGGWTVIQRRLDGSVNFFRNWETYKQGFGNIDGEYWLGLENIYWLTNQGNYKLLVTLEDWSGRKVFAEYASFRLESEVDFYKLRVGRYHGNAGDSLTWHNGKQFTTLDRDHDVYTGNCAHYQKGGWWYNSCAHSNLNGVWYRGGHYRSRYQDGVYWAEFRGGAYSLKKVVMMIRPNPNTFH, encoded by the exons ATGGAGCTTCCTTCGGCAGTCCTGCTGGGGCTCCTTGTGGTGTATGGACTAGTCTGTGGTGTCAGGGGAAATGGTCAGGAGAAGACCCAGGAGTTTGCCAGCAGTGAGGATGGCCTGGAGAAGGAGTTCCTGTATGCAGGGAGGAGCCGACGCGCTCCGCCCGAGCCACCACAGGACAAGTGCTCCTACACTTTCATTGTGCCCCAACAGAAGGTGACTGGAGCCATCTGTGTGAACTCCAAGGAGCCCGAGGCCCTGCTGGAGAACCGGGTCAACAAGCAGGAGTTGGAGCTtctgaatgtggagctgcagaAACAGAAGAGGCAGATTGAGACCCTGCAGCAGCTGGTGGAGGTGGATGGAGGCATCGTCAATGAGGTCAAGTTGTTGAGGAAGGAGAGTCGCAACATGAACTCTCGAGTCACCCAGCTGTACATGCAGCTGCTCCATGAGATCATCAGGAAGAGAGACAATGCCCTAGAGTTAGCTCAAATGGAGAACAGGATCTTGAACCAAACTTCTGAGATGCAGCAGCTCACCAGCCGTTACAAAGACCTGGAGCACAAGTACCAGCACCTGGCTTCGCTGGCTACCAACCAGTCTGCCCTCATTGCCCTGCTGGAGGAGCAGTGCCAGAGTCGCCCTGCCCCTCGTCCTGTCCCTGTCCCACAGCCCCGGTCACAGCCCCCTCCACCCTCACCACCATTCAACAAGCCCTACCAGCCCCCGATCCTTCCAAGGATCAACAACCAGATCACCAATGAAATCCAGAGCGACCAAAAGTCTCTTCCTACCATGCCCAGTGGCACACACAGCCCCTCCACAACCAACAAGCCCTCAG GTCCATGGAAGGATTGTCTGCAGGCACTGGAGGACGGCCACACCAACAGCGGCATGTATCTGGTGAAGCCGGAGAACGCCAATCGTCTCATGCAAGTGTGGTGCGACCAGAGACACGACCCAGGTGGCTGGACCGTAATCCAGAGGAGGCTCGATGGCTCCGTCAACTTTTTCAGGAACTGGGAGACATACAAG CAAGGTTTTGGCAATATCGATGGTGAGTACTGGCTGGGTCTGGAGAATATCTACTGGCTGACTAACCAAGGAAACTACAAACTGTTGGTCACACTGGAAGACTGGTCTGGTAGGAAGGTGTTTGCAGAGTATGCCAGCTTCAGACTGGAGTCTGAGGTCGATTTTTACAAGCTACGGGTTGGACGCTACCACGGAAATGCTGGAGATTCGCTAACCTGGCATAATGGCAAACAATTCACAACTTTGGacagagaccatgatgtgtaTACAG GTAACTGTGCCCATTATCAGAAGGGAGGCTGGTGGTACAACTCCTGTGCCCATTCTAACCTGAACGGCGTTTGGTACAGAGGAGGACACTACCGCAGTCGCTACCAGGATGGGGTCTATTGGGCCGAGTTCAGAGGAGGGGCCTATTCTCTTAAGAAAGTGGTCATGATGATCCGTCCAAACCCCAACACCTTCCACTAG